The following coding sequences are from one Macaca nemestrina isolate mMacNem1 chromosome 1, mMacNem.hap1, whole genome shotgun sequence window:
- the LOC105498212 gene encoding Purkinje cell protein 4-like protein 1: MSELNTKTSPATNQAAGPEEKGKAGNVKKAEEEEEIDIDLTAPETEKAALAIQGKFRRFQKRKKDPSS, encoded by the exons CTTAATACCAAAACGTCCCCAGCAACCAACCAGGCAGCTGGCCCAGAGGAAAAAG GAAAAGCTGGCAATGTCAAGaaggcggaggaggaggaggagattgaCATTGATCTGACAGCACCCGAAACAGAGAAGGCTGCCCTTGCTATTCAGGGCAAGTTCCGGCgatttcagaaaaggaaaaaggatccCAGCTCCTGA